One genomic segment of [Pasteurella] aerogenes includes these proteins:
- a CDS encoding transporting ATPase has translation MAEIEHQLEDIISIFNQCFEQEYNTKLIKGGDEPIYLPANEECPYNAIYFARGFYSSALHEISHWLVAGEARRKLEDFGYWYEPDGRSEQQQREFEKVEVKPQAIEWILATAAGFRYFASADNLSGQAGDTKPFKLAVYEQVNYYAQKGLPKRAEKLRKALADFYGTEDKINLAKFDVERI, from the coding sequence ATGGCTGAAATCGAACATCAATTGGAAGATATTATTTCCATTTTTAATCAATGTTTTGAACAAGAATATAATACCAAATTAATTAAAGGTGGTGACGAACCGATTTATTTGCCAGCAAATGAGGAATGTCCGTACAACGCCATTTATTTCGCGCGCGGTTTTTATAGCAGTGCGTTGCATGAAATTTCCCATTGGCTAGTTGCCGGAGAAGCCCGAAGAAAATTAGAGGATTTCGGTTATTGGTATGAGCCGGATGGGCGTTCGGAGCAACAACAGCGTGAGTTTGAAAAAGTGGAAGTTAAACCGCAGGCAATTGAGTGGATTTTAGCCACTGCTGCCGGTTTTCGCTATTTTGCTAGTGCGGATAATTTAAGCGGTCAAGCGGGGGATACTAAACCGTTTAAACTCGCTGTATATGAACAGGTTAATTACTATGCACAAAAAGGATTGCCAAAGCGGGCGGAAAAATTGCGTAAAGCCTTGGCAGATTTTTATGGCACGGAAGACAAAATTAACTTAGCAAAATTTGATGTTGAGAGAATTTAA
- the yadH gene encoding ABC transporter integral membrane protein, transmembrane domain (TMD) produces the protein MLAWVSFKTILVKEVRRFTRIWVQTLIPPVITMTLYFVIFGQLIGSRIGEMGGFTYMQFIVPGLIMMSTITNSFANVASSFYGTKFARNVEELLISPTSPHIIILGYVAGGMARGICVGVLVTIVSLFFVSFDIHSWSIIVLTLLMTSATFALGGLINGVFARSFDDISIIPTFVLTPLTYLGGVFYSIALLPEFWQAVSKLNPIVYMINGFRYGFLGISDVGLAHAFSVLALFISALYLLAYYLISRGVGLRS, from the coding sequence ATGTTAGCTTGGGTCTCTTTTAAAACTATTTTAGTCAAAGAAGTACGGCGATTTACGCGAATTTGGGTGCAAACCTTAATTCCGCCAGTCATTACCATGACCTTATATTTTGTGATTTTCGGGCAACTTATCGGCTCTAGAATTGGCGAGATGGGCGGTTTTACTTATATGCAATTTATCGTACCGGGGTTGATTATGATGTCCACTATCACCAACTCTTTCGCGAATGTTGCTTCCTCTTTTTACGGTACTAAATTTGCGCGTAACGTGGAGGAATTGTTGATTTCGCCAACCTCACCGCATATTATTATTCTTGGCTATGTCGCAGGCGGAATGGCACGCGGGATTTGTGTCGGTGTGCTGGTTACGATAGTTTCCTTATTTTTTGTCTCATTCGATATCCATTCTTGGTCAATTATCGTATTGACCTTATTGATGACGTCCGCTACTTTTGCATTGGGTGGATTAATTAACGGGGTATTTGCTCGCTCTTTCGACGATATTAGTATTATTCCGACCTTTGTATTGACACCATTAACCTATCTGGGCGGTGTATTTTATTCCATCGCGTTATTGCCAGAATTCTGGCAAGCAGTATCCAAATTAAACCCGATTGTTTATATGATCAATGGTTTTCGCTACGGTTTTCTCGGTATCAGCGACGTGGGCTTGGCTCATGCTTTTAGTGTTTTAGCTCTCTTTATCAGCGCGCTTTATTTATTAGCATATTACCTGATTAGTCGAGGTGTTGGGTTGAGAAGTTAA
- the htpX gene encoding protease HtpX, whose product MMRILLFLATNMAVLVVFNIILSLTGIQSQDAMGLLIMAALFGFSGSLISLFLSKTMALRSVNGQVIEQPRNESERWLVETVRSQAERAGLAMPQVAIYHSADVNAFATGPSKNNSLVAVSTGLLNAMTRDEAEAVLAHEVSHIKNGDMVTMTLLQGVLNTFVIFISRIIAKAVASNRDGETSQGMYFMVSMVLEIVFGILASMIAMWFSRYREYRADAGAADLAGKQKMIAALQRLQAVHEPQEMEGQLAAFAINGKRGGLAALFMSHPPLEKRIDALRNADSLK is encoded by the coding sequence ATGATGCGAATTTTGTTATTTTTAGCCACGAACATGGCGGTTTTAGTTGTTTTTAATATTATTTTGAGTCTTACTGGCATTCAATCGCAAGATGCAATGGGACTGTTGATTATGGCGGCATTATTCGGTTTTTCCGGATCGTTAATTTCGCTATTTTTATCTAAAACGATGGCATTGCGTTCGGTTAACGGTCAAGTGATTGAGCAACCACGCAACGAAAGTGAACGTTGGTTGGTAGAAACTGTGCGTTCCCAAGCAGAACGCGCGGGGCTGGCAATGCCGCAAGTGGCGATTTACCATTCAGCGGATGTGAATGCTTTTGCAACCGGTCCGAGTAAAAATAATTCGTTGGTGGCGGTGAGTACCGGATTGTTAAATGCGATGACGCGTGATGAAGCGGAAGCTGTATTGGCGCATGAAGTCAGCCATATTAAAAATGGTGACATGGTCACAATGACCTTATTGCAAGGTGTGTTAAATACGTTCGTGATTTTTATTTCTCGTATCATTGCCAAAGCTGTAGCGAGTAATCGTGATGGGGAAACCAGCCAAGGAATGTATTTTATGGTATCCATGGTGTTGGAGATTGTTTTCGGTATTTTAGCTAGCATGATCGCTATGTGGTTCTCTCGTTATCGTGAATATCGTGCGGATGCGGGTGCGGCAGATTTAGCCGGTAAACAAAAAATGATTGCGGCGTTGCAACGTTTGCAAGCAGTACATGAACCGCAAGAGATGGAAGGGCAATTAGCCGCTTTTGCGATTAATGGGAAACGTGGTGGACTTGCGGCGTTATTTATGAGCCATCCACCATTGGAAAAACGTATTGATGCGTTAAGAAATGCAGATAGTTTGAAATAA
- the yagD gene encoding ABC transporter ATP-binding protein has protein sequence MNALEIKNLTKAYKNGVKALHGIDLTVQEGDFYALLGHNGAGKSTTIGIICSLVNKTSGTVKVFGEDLDQNPAQLKQHIGLVPQEFNFNNFEKVIDILTNQAGYYGIEYKEAVKRAEVWLKKLDLWDKRYQQSRRLSGGMKRRLMIARALMHHPKLLILDEPTAGVDIDLRRAMWQFLQELNLQGTTIILTTHYLEEAEMLCRHIGIIQQGRLVVNMTMKDLLAKLETETFILDLAPKSPLPCIQNYKTLQIDSNTIEVEVRREQGLNQLFTQLSAQGIHVLSMRNKANRLEELFVSMSLNKPMDNGSEN, from the coding sequence ATGAATGCATTAGAAATTAAAAACCTTACGAAAGCGTATAAAAATGGTGTAAAAGCCTTGCATGGCATTGATTTAACTGTGCAAGAAGGGGATTTTTATGCCTTGTTGGGACATAATGGCGCGGGAAAATCGACCACGATCGGGATTATTTGTTCTTTGGTTAATAAAACCTCTGGTACGGTTAAGGTATTTGGCGAAGATTTGGATCAAAATCCGGCACAATTAAAGCAACACATCGGCTTGGTACCGCAAGAGTTTAATTTTAATAACTTCGAAAAAGTCATTGATATTTTAACTAATCAAGCAGGCTATTACGGGATCGAGTATAAAGAAGCGGTAAAACGGGCGGAAGTTTGGTTAAAAAAATTGGATTTGTGGGATAAACGTTATCAACAATCCCGACGTTTATCCGGCGGGATGAAACGGCGATTAATGATTGCACGCGCTTTGATGCATCACCCGAAATTATTGATTTTAGATGAGCCGACTGCAGGTGTGGATATTGATTTGCGTCGTGCTATGTGGCAGTTTTTGCAAGAATTAAATTTGCAAGGTACTACTATTATCTTAACCACTCATTATTTGGAAGAAGCGGAAATGCTTTGTCGTCATATTGGAATTATCCAGCAAGGGCGCTTGGTAGTGAATATGACGATGAAAGATTTGTTGGCAAAATTGGAAACGGAAACGTTTATTCTTGATTTGGCGCCAAAAAGTCCGTTGCCTTGTATTCAAAATTATAAAACTTTACAGATCGACAGCAATACGATTGAAGTAGAAGTGAGACGGGAACAAGGATTAAATCAACTTTTTACGCAATTATCAGCACAAGGTATTCATGTGTTGAGTATGCGAAATAAAGCCAATCGCTTAGAAGAGTTGTTTGTGTCAATGTCGTTAAATAAACCGATGGATAACGGGAGTGAGAATTAA
- a CDS encoding family proteiny with RecF protein, with product MYLRQLDIVGFRGINRLSLNLQPNMMLIGENAWGKSSLLAALSLIFNAERQLYQFTAADFYQSRYEHEKSSGITILFTFCESDRKEKLAPYNHCYQDLFVAHRDGHDRIYLRVTGEKQGDQIVTEYSFLDDKGDKIPLPNVEDMVKVLIYRHPVYRFRDARLSRQRCVIPHSAILQAEGKEGEAEKEIQAVAILLQYYFLNHQNDLEMAQDTSVLWERAKSLCLKLKQDKDRLLQRELFHQLSSLFLTHEEFRQNKFIRPIVLFEDPEARLHPRMVAIAWELASYLPIQRISTTNSVELISQVPLRSIYRLVRSVDRTKSFHLGHRDLGKEDLRRLTFHIHHNRSLALFSRMWLLVEGETEVWILNELAELLGIDLAMEGIRIVEFAQCGLRPLLKYVKAMGIEWYVLTDGDEAGRKYAEVVKNLLGEDDNATNRLTVLPKRDIEHFFYFSGFENVFLRLSHWQVSSNHYPASKIIQRAIQRTSKPDLAIALSSEIAKQGVQSIPILFKRLFSKVLNLARS from the coding sequence ATGTATTTGCGTCAATTGGATATTGTTGGGTTTCGTGGAATTAACCGTTTATCGTTGAATTTACAACCAAATATGATGTTGATTGGGGAAAATGCTTGGGGTAAATCCAGTTTGCTTGCGGCGTTAAGTTTAATTTTTAATGCGGAGCGGCAACTTTATCAATTTACTGCGGCGGATTTTTATCAATCGCGCTATGAGCATGAAAAAAGTAGCGGGATTACGATCTTGTTTACTTTTTGTGAAAGTGACAGAAAAGAGAAATTAGCGCCTTATAACCATTGTTATCAAGATTTGTTCGTGGCGCATCGAGACGGGCATGATCGTATTTATTTGCGCGTCACCGGCGAAAAGCAAGGCGATCAGATCGTGACTGAATACTCTTTTTTAGATGATAAAGGCGACAAAATTCCGTTGCCGAATGTGGAAGATATGGTAAAAGTATTGATTTATCGCCATCCGGTTTATCGTTTTCGTGATGCCCGTTTAAGCCGACAACGCTGCGTGATTCCACACTCTGCTATTTTACAAGCAGAGGGCAAAGAGGGTGAGGCAGAAAAAGAAATCCAAGCGGTAGCCATCTTGTTGCAATATTATTTTTTAAATCACCAAAATGATCTTGAGATGGCACAAGATACTTCTGTATTGTGGGAACGGGCAAAATCCTTGTGCTTGAAGTTGAAACAAGATAAAGATCGTTTGTTGCAACGGGAATTATTTCATCAACTGTCCTCTTTATTTTTAACCCATGAGGAGTTTCGGCAAAATAAATTTATTCGTCCGATTGTATTGTTTGAAGATCCGGAGGCGCGTTTGCACCCACGTATGGTGGCGATAGCTTGGGAATTAGCAAGTTATTTGCCAATTCAACGTATTAGTACTACCAATTCCGTTGAGTTAATTTCGCAAGTACCTTTGCGCTCAATTTATCGCTTAGTTCGTTCAGTGGATCGAACTAAAAGTTTTCATTTAGGACACCGTGATCTAGGTAAAGAAGATTTGCGCCGTCTCACCTTTCATATTCACCATAATCGCAGTTTGGCTTTGTTTTCTCGAATGTGGCTATTGGTTGAGGGTGAAACGGAAGTTTGGATTTTAAATGAGTTAGCGGAGTTACTAGGTATTGATTTGGCGATGGAGGGGATTCGTATCGTTGAATTTGCTCAATGCGGATTACGTCCGCTATTGAAATATGTCAAAGCCATGGGGATTGAATGGTATGTATTGACCGATGGTGATGAAGCGGGGCGTAAATATGCGGAAGTAGTGAAAAATTTACTGGGAGAAGATGACAATGCGACAAATCGCTTGACGGTGTTGCCCAAACGGGATATTGAACACTTTTTTTATTTTTCCGGCTTTGAGAACGTTTTTCTTCGTTTATCGCATTGGCAAGTTTCCAGCAATCATTATCCCGCTTCAAAAATTATCCAACGCGCCATTCAACGCACCTCCAAACCGGATTTAGCAATCGCTTTATCATCGGAAATTGCCAAACAGGGCGTACAATCTATTCCGATTTTATTCAAGCGGTTATTTTCAAAGGTTTTAAATTTAGCGCGCAGTTAA
- a CDS encoding Membrane protein of uncharacterised function (DUF340), with translation MLEGLLTVLGPMFLGYLIKTKNTALLHIAAKISMFLVYVILLLMGFALGQLDDLAIQLPVIATSALTFALLTQGLNIIGLIAYDRLSPAPLAHTGQDIPPRWKLLLDSFKLCSMVFIGFIIGFFANGWLALPFGTSTYALVILIFLVGLQLRNNGISLREVLFNKRGIATGVIFVLTSLIGGILSALILKLPITQGLAIASGFGWYSLSSVVINEAWGAVFGSIAFFNDLSREIVSLFIIPLFMLNHRSTAVGITGATALDCTLPIIQRSGGIEVVPLAISFGFVTNILPPILLVFFSSIPI, from the coding sequence ATGTTGGAAGGATTATTGACCGTCTTAGGCCCTATGTTTCTCGGTTATTTAATTAAGACAAAAAACACCGCACTTTTGCATATCGCCGCCAAAATTTCCATGTTCTTGGTTTATGTGATTTTATTACTCATGGGATTTGCCCTCGGACAACTTGATGATTTGGCAATCCAACTGCCGGTTATTGCGACTTCCGCCTTAACATTCGCATTACTCACTCAAGGCTTAAATATTATCGGCTTAATCGCCTACGATCGCCTCTCACCGGCGCCCTTAGCGCATACCGGACAAGATATTCCGCCACGTTGGAAACTGTTATTAGACAGCTTCAAATTATGCTCCATGGTATTTATCGGTTTTATCATCGGCTTTTTCGCCAACGGCTGGCTGGCGCTTCCTTTCGGCACCAGTACGTATGCCCTCGTTATTTTAATTTTTTTAGTTGGCTTACAATTGCGCAACAACGGTATTTCTTTACGCGAAGTGCTATTTAACAAACGCGGTATCGCAACGGGCGTTATCTTTGTTTTAACCTCCTTAATTGGCGGCATCTTAAGCGCACTCATCCTCAAATTGCCGATCACACAAGGGCTTGCCATCGCTTCGGGATTCGGCTGGTATTCCTTATCCAGCGTCGTCATCAACGAGGCTTGGGGGGCGGTCTTTGGCAGTATCGCCTTTTTCAACGATCTCTCACGCGAAATTGTCAGCCTCTTTATCATCCCGCTTTTTATGCTCAATCACCGCTCCACCGCAGTAGGTATCACCGGCGCCACCGCCTTAGATTGCACCCTGCCGATTATCCAACGCTCCGGTGGCATCGAAGTCGTCCCGCTTGCGATCAGTTTCGGCTTCGTCACCAATATTTTACCGCCGATTTTATTAGTGTTTTTCTCATCAATTCCAATTTAA
- the dinB gene encoding DNA polymerase IV, translating into MSTYSRKIIHIDMDCFYASIEIRNNPSLAEKPVAVGGSAARRGVLTTCNYIARQFGLHSAMPTAQALKRCPDLVLLPVNMPLYKQVSQQIQQIFYDYTNLVEPLSLDEAYLDVTDCTQCCGSATWIAQEIRQKIWQEVQLTASAGVAPLKFLAKIASDQNKPNGQFVINPHDVASFIHSLSLSKIPGVGKVTTQRLLQMGLHTCADVQRLEQRVLLHQFGKMGQRIWAFSHGIDEREVQPYRERKSIGVERTLLNDIQALDEGKAVVARLYPDLLWRIRQSDPNLNIETLRKIGVKLKFDDFQVTTLEKSAVQCSEEQFMHLLETIWQRRQGRRIRLIGLQVNLPTPKTQQQMSLW; encoded by the coding sequence ATGAGCACTTATTCTCGCAAAATTATTCACATTGATATGGACTGTTTTTATGCCTCCATTGAAATCCGCAACAATCCGAGTTTAGCGGAGAAACCCGTGGCGGTGGGCGGTAGCGCGGCACGACGCGGCGTGTTAACCACGTGCAATTATATTGCCCGTCAATTTGGTTTACATAGTGCTATGCCGACTGCGCAAGCCCTAAAACGTTGTCCAGATTTGGTGTTGTTGCCAGTGAATATGCCATTGTATAAACAAGTATCGCAACAAATTCAGCAAATTTTTTATGACTATACGAACTTGGTGGAGCCCTTGTCGCTGGATGAGGCGTATTTGGATGTAACGGATTGCACGCAATGTTGTGGTTCAGCAACTTGGATTGCGCAAGAAATTCGGCAAAAAATCTGGCAGGAAGTGCAATTAACTGCGTCGGCAGGCGTGGCACCGTTGAAATTTTTAGCCAAAATTGCTTCCGACCAAAATAAACCGAACGGGCAATTTGTAATAAATCCGCATGATGTAGCCTCCTTTATCCATTCATTATCTTTAAGTAAAATTCCCGGTGTCGGAAAAGTGACAACGCAACGTTTATTGCAAATGGGGCTGCATACTTGCGCTGATGTACAACGTCTGGAACAGCGTGTTTTATTGCACCAGTTCGGCAAAATGGGGCAGCGGATTTGGGCATTCAGCCATGGTATTGATGAGCGAGAAGTGCAACCGTATCGAGAGCGAAAATCTATTGGTGTGGAACGTACTTTATTAAATGATATTCAAGCATTAGACGAGGGAAAGGCGGTAGTTGCCCGCTTGTATCCGGATTTGTTATGGCGTATTCGGCAATCTGATCCGAATTTAAATATAGAAACATTGCGTAAAATTGGCGTGAAACTAAAATTTGACGACTTTCAAGTAACGACCTTGGAAAAAAGTGCGGTGCAATGTAGTGAAGAACAGTTTATGCATCTACTGGAAACCATTTGGCAACGCCGTCAAGGGCGTCGCATTCGTTTAATTGGGTTACAGGTAAATTTACCTACGCCTAAAACGCAACAACAGATGAGCTTGTGGTGA